One Haloterrigena salifodinae DNA window includes the following coding sequences:
- a CDS encoding Lrp/AsnC family transcriptional regulator, with product MVTAFIMIKANTGEADRLQDSIETIDGVQSAYIVAGDVDIIAKAQVETPAAVKEIAATKIQGIDGVENTQTYIAMD from the coding sequence ATGGTTACGGCATTCATCATGATCAAGGCGAACACGGGCGAGGCGGATCGACTCCAAGACAGCATCGAGACGATCGACGGCGTTCAGTCGGCCTACATCGTCGCCGGCGACGTCGACATCATCGCCAAAGCGCAGGTCGAAACTCCCGCCGCCGTAAAGGAAATCGCGGCCACCAAGATCCAGGGTATCGACGGCGTCGAGAACACCCAGACGTACATCGCAATGGACTAG
- a CDS encoding SLC13 family permease: protein MVVVFGIILLALVLFVTELLPIDVTAILVMVLLMVLGADGVVNFTQISTAEGTSGFSNSATITVLAMLILSSGISRTGVVQIVGRKMSAFAGEDLDKQLLATIGVSGPISGFINNTPVVAILVPVVSDIAHKGKTSPSKLLIPLSYASMFGGMLTLIGTSTNILASDVSARLLDHPFSMFEFTKLGIIVLLVGSAYLMTVGHRLLPERVPVEEDYVQEYAIEEYLTEVVVNDDSPIVGTTVEEAIDHVEFDADILQVVRNDEEFIEPIGQKTIRAGDLLRLRADRDTVRQFVDRETLTLSGSPETAAELEPDEVPDRTLVEVVVPRGSFLVGESLESSTFRQRYDATVLAFRSRGETVREDMDERRIRVGDTLLVQAAPDSVDRLSKNDDFIVAHEPEEPDYRSEKIPHAVAIMAGVVGFVAVPWGAVGAALAGATGVAAFEVMSALSLPILVTALAGVVAMVATGVLKPTEIYDAVEWDVIFLLAGIIPLGMALEQTGGADLLGSLVAATGAYLPVLGVLWVFYLATGLITGVISNNASVVLMLPVAVETANQIGANPFAFVLAVTFAASTAFLTPVGYQTNLFVYGPGGYKFTDFVRVGAPLQLLLSVVTVLGIEFFWGVA from the coding sequence ATGGTGGTCGTGTTCGGGATCATTCTACTTGCGCTCGTCCTCTTCGTTACCGAACTGCTGCCGATCGACGTGACCGCGATCCTCGTCATGGTGCTGTTGATGGTACTCGGCGCCGATGGCGTGGTGAACTTCACGCAGATCTCGACCGCGGAGGGAACCTCCGGGTTCTCGAACTCGGCGACGATCACCGTGCTGGCGATGTTGATCCTCAGTTCGGGGATCAGCCGCACCGGCGTCGTCCAGATCGTCGGTCGGAAGATGTCGGCGTTCGCGGGTGAGGATCTCGACAAACAACTGCTCGCGACGATCGGCGTCAGTGGTCCTATCTCCGGGTTCATCAACAACACACCGGTCGTCGCCATCCTCGTCCCGGTCGTCTCGGACATCGCTCACAAGGGGAAGACGTCGCCCTCGAAACTCCTGATTCCGCTCTCCTACGCGTCGATGTTCGGCGGGATGCTCACCCTCATCGGGACCTCGACGAACATCCTCGCGAGCGACGTCTCCGCGCGCCTGCTCGACCACCCGTTCTCGATGTTCGAGTTCACCAAGCTCGGCATTATCGTGCTGCTCGTCGGCAGCGCCTATCTCATGACCGTCGGCCACCGACTGTTGCCCGAGCGCGTCCCCGTCGAGGAGGACTACGTTCAGGAGTACGCGATCGAGGAGTACCTGACCGAGGTCGTCGTCAACGACGACTCGCCGATTGTCGGGACGACCGTCGAGGAAGCCATCGATCACGTCGAGTTCGACGCCGACATCCTGCAGGTCGTCCGCAACGACGAGGAGTTCATCGAACCCATCGGCCAGAAGACGATCCGAGCCGGCGATCTGCTCCGGTTGCGCGCCGACCGCGACACCGTCCGGCAGTTCGTCGACCGGGAGACGCTCACACTCTCGGGCAGCCCCGAGACCGCCGCCGAGTTAGAGCCCGACGAAGTACCGGATCGGACCCTCGTCGAAGTGGTCGTCCCGCGCGGCTCGTTTCTCGTCGGCGAGTCCCTCGAGAGTTCGACGTTTCGACAGCGCTACGACGCGACCGTTCTGGCGTTCCGCAGTCGGGGCGAGACGGTTCGCGAGGACATGGACGAGCGCCGGATCCGCGTCGGCGACACGCTGCTGGTCCAGGCGGCGCCGGACAGCGTCGATCGTCTCTCGAAGAACGACGACTTCATCGTCGCACACGAACCCGAGGAACCGGACTACCGGAGCGAGAAGATCCCGCACGCGGTCGCGATCATGGCCGGCGTCGTCGGCTTCGTCGCCGTTCCCTGGGGGGCGGTCGGCGCCGCCCTCGCCGGCGCAACCGGCGTCGCGGCGTTCGAGGTGATGTCGGCCCTTTCGCTCCCGATTCTCGTGACCGCGCTCGCGGGCGTCGTGGCGATGGTCGCGACGGGCGTCCTCAAGCCGACCGAGATCTACGACGCCGTCGAGTGGGACGTGATCTTCCTGCTCGCCGGCATCATCCCCCTCGGGATGGCCTTAGAGCAAACCGGGGGTGCGGATCTGCTCGGGAGTCTCGTCGCCGCGACGGGCGCCTATCTGCCGGTTCTCGGCGTCCTCTGGGTGTTCTACCTCGCGACCGGGCTCATAACGGGGGTCATCTCCAACAACGCGAGCGTCGTGTTGATGCTTCCCGTCGCCGTCGAGACCGCGAATCAGATCGGTGCGAACCCCTTCGCGTTCGTACTCGCGGTGACCTTCGCGGCCTCGACGGCGTTTCTCACGCCCGTCGGCTACCAGACGAATCTCTTCGTCTACGGTCCGGGCGGCTACAAGTTCACCGACTTCGTCCGCGTCGGCGCGCCGCTGCAGTTGCTGCTCTCGGTGGTGACGGTGCTCGGCATCGAATTCTTCTGGGGCGTCGCCTGA
- a CDS encoding potassium channel family protein has protein sequence MRFVIIGAGRVGLRTARVLRDEGHEVTMIERDEARVRRARDQEFPVVEGDGSREDILEDAGIRDADALGALTGDLNVNFTACMIAKHYDCRTIMRIDEAYREGIYRKYADQVDEVIYPERLGAIGAKNALLGGTIRAIADIAPHLQVVELTITDAAPVNGYTISELQLPADATVLAFGKRGRDLGLPDADLSLEDGDRLIVLADFDVLSEVRQLLVGESAAQAATNAGTGSSSAATDLSSETDTGGVN, from the coding sequence ATGCGGTTCGTGATTATCGGGGCAGGACGGGTCGGCCTGCGCACGGCGCGCGTCTTGCGCGACGAGGGCCACGAGGTAACGATGATCGAACGCGACGAGGCGAGAGTTCGCCGCGCTCGCGACCAGGAGTTCCCCGTCGTCGAGGGCGACGGCTCTCGTGAGGACATCCTCGAGGACGCCGGCATCCGCGACGCCGACGCGTTGGGCGCGCTGACGGGCGATCTGAACGTCAACTTCACTGCCTGCATGATCGCCAAACACTACGACTGTCGGACGATCATGCGCATCGACGAGGCCTACCGCGAGGGGATCTACCGCAAGTACGCCGATCAGGTCGACGAGGTGATCTACCCGGAGCGCCTCGGCGCGATCGGCGCGAAAAACGCCCTGCTGGGCGGCACGATCCGCGCGATCGCGGACATCGCCCCCCACCTGCAGGTCGTCGAACTCACGATCACCGACGCGGCCCCCGTCAACGGCTACACGATCAGCGAACTGCAACTCCCCGCCGACGCGACCGTCCTCGCGTTCGGCAAGCGCGGCCGGGACCTCGGGCTCCCCGACGCGGACCTCTCGCTCGAGGACGGCGACCGGCTCATCGTCCTCGCGGACTTCGACGTCCTGAGCGAGGTCCGCCAGCTCCTGGTCGGCGAATCGGCGGCCCAGGCGGCCACGAACGCGGGGACGGGCTCGAGTTCCGCGGCGACGGACCTGTCGTCGGAGACTGATACCGGAGGTGTCAACTGA
- a CDS encoding Lrp/AsnC family transcriptional regulator: MVHAFIMVKTAAGESEGLLAEIRGLESVIDAHIVAGNYDIIAEVDGQEVYDVLETVSSSVQGLGGVSDTKTYIAMG, from the coding sequence ATGGTCCACGCGTTCATCATGGTGAAGACGGCCGCCGGAGAGTCCGAGGGGCTACTCGCGGAGATCAGGGGCCTCGAGTCGGTGATCGACGCCCACATCGTCGCCGGCAACTACGACATCATCGCGGAGGTCGACGGCCAGGAGGTCTACGATGTTCTCGAGACCGTTTCCTCGAGCGTTCAGGGACTCGGCGGCGTCAGCGACACGAAAACGTACATCGCGATGGGGTGA
- a CDS encoding DUF5813 family protein, giving the protein MTDLPDPVARELESHDAFVPREDGAGYDLETTVFDATVTADDAEGKRDGEFHITVTLPTLDAAVADETVASVVEDGWFETLERRLEDTFTVAHTSTHEGPAVDRSAATVTVTLEYIAWDAAEGVEDAKALIEFVEGTFAQGIIPGYEYQGAAATLLENAQNRGQQAADSNDGSSGGMPL; this is encoded by the coding sequence ATGACCGATCTTCCCGATCCCGTCGCCCGCGAACTCGAGTCCCACGACGCATTCGTCCCGCGCGAGGACGGCGCCGGATACGACCTCGAGACGACCGTCTTCGACGCCACCGTCACCGCCGACGACGCCGAGGGGAAACGGGACGGCGAGTTTCACATCACCGTCACCCTCCCGACGCTCGACGCCGCCGTCGCCGACGAGACCGTCGCCTCGGTCGTCGAGGACGGCTGGTTTGAAACCCTAGAGCGCCGTCTCGAGGACACCTTCACAGTGGCCCACACGAGCACCCACGAGGGCCCCGCCGTCGACCGCAGCGCCGCCACTGTTACCGTCACACTCGAGTACATCGCCTGGGACGCCGCAGAGGGCGTCGAAGACGCCAAGGCCCTCATCGAGTTCGTCGAGGGGACGTTCGCCCAGGGGATCATCCCCGGCTACGAGTACCAGGGCGCGGCCGCGACGCTGCTCGAGAACGCCCAGAACCGCGGCCAGCAGGCCGCAGACAGTAATGATGGGAGCAGCGGCGGAATGCCCCTATAG